The region GTCGGCGAGGCGGCCGTACAGGGGCATCGAAACCGCCGCGAACAGCATGTAGGCCGCGAAGGCCCACGCGTACAGTTCGAGTCCTCCCAGCGATTGTACGACCGTCGGCATCGCCGTGCTCACGATGGTTCCGTCGATGGCCGCGAGGAAGATACCGAGCAGGACGCCCAGCGTCGCAAGCCGTCGGTTGGTCATAGAACTCCTTCGGGAGCGACGGGCAAATAGCCGCCCCACGGCTTTCCGTGGCTTCCACACGGCATCGTGGGGAAATCGTTTCCGACCGCAGCGTCAGTCAGGATTCCGACCACGGCGTCAGTCAGGAGTCACCCCTATCCGTGGTGTTCCGTCAGATTAACCGCCAGCACCGGAACCGTCGTCAAGCGAATGACTCGCTCGGTGACGCTCCCGAGCAGGAGGTGGCTGACGCCCGTATTGGCGTGGGTGCCCATCACGATGGCGTCGATGTCGTTCTCCTCGGCGTAGTTCACGATTTCCTCTGCCGGGTCGCCGTTCACGATGGCGGTCCGCGTTTCGAGACCGGCGCGCTCCGCCGTGCCTTCGATAGAGGACACGGCCGTTTCGCCCGTCGTTTTGAGGTCGTCGTGAACCATGGATTGTGTCGATTCGGAGAGCGAATCGGCAAGTCCGGAATCCACGACGTGAAGGACGTGAACCGTTGCGTCCGTGAGTTCGGCGAGCGAAATCGCTTCCTCGACGAACTGCTGTTCACCGCCGCTACCATCCGTCGGCACGAGAATCGCGTCGTACATCGGTTCGCCCAACGAGGGCAACCGGGATAGTGGTACTGCTTGCCCGAAGAGCAGCAGAGAGTAGTAACTGAAGAAGCAGGAACAGAGGTCGCGAAACTACGGAA is a window of Haladaptatus paucihalophilus DX253 DNA encoding:
- a CDS encoding universal stress protein — protein: MYDAILVPTDGSGGEQQFVEEAISLAELTDATVHVLHVVDSGLADSLSESTQSMVHDDLKTTGETAVSSIEGTAERAGLETRTAIVNGDPAEEIVNYAEENDIDAIVMGTHANTGVSHLLLGSVTERVIRLTTVPVLAVNLTEHHG